A stretch of the Halomonas sp. CH40 genome encodes the following:
- a CDS encoding alpha/beta hydrolase, with the protein MDAMKCLKVGQLDIVVRIWNPDAPHSVIAWHGLARHGGDFEQLARHLGPQWRVLAPDTPGRGLSDWSFYPAKDYLYSHYMTVATQVMDAFELESAPWIGTSMGGLLGILLAADDDTASRIRCLVLNDVGPALEPEALTQMATYFSTLKRFTTFAELREALQENYQGFGITREQEWLSMAHSSARRLPDGAWTFHYDPRIAEQFIHDTPRDTWADWAKIRCPLMLIRGEHSPLLSQATVAEMCQRQPQMGFLEAPGCGHAPMLNVPAQVEPIRQFLEKSVPDARQPWWQTLLKRLNPSD; encoded by the coding sequence ATGGATGCTATGAAATGCCTGAAAGTCGGCCAGCTTGATATCGTCGTGCGCATCTGGAATCCGGATGCGCCCCATAGCGTTATTGCCTGGCACGGCCTGGCACGCCACGGCGGTGATTTTGAGCAACTGGCTCGCCATCTGGGCCCACAGTGGCGGGTACTGGCACCCGACACCCCCGGCAGAGGGCTTTCTGACTGGTCGTTTTATCCTGCCAAAGACTACCTTTACAGTCATTACATGACCGTTGCCACCCAGGTAATGGATGCCTTTGAGCTGGAAAGTGCCCCCTGGATCGGCACCTCCATGGGTGGGCTTCTGGGCATACTACTGGCCGCCGATGATGACACGGCGTCACGCATTCGCTGCCTGGTGCTCAATGATGTTGGCCCTGCCCTTGAGCCCGAGGCGCTGACCCAGATGGCCACCTACTTCAGTACCTTAAAGCGTTTTACCACCTTTGCTGAGCTGCGTGAGGCACTCCAGGAAAATTATCAAGGGTTTGGCATCACTCGGGAACAAGAGTGGTTAAGCATGGCACACTCAAGCGCCCGCCGCCTGCCCGATGGCGCCTGGACCTTTCATTACGATCCACGTATCGCGGAGCAGTTTATTCACGACACACCGCGCGACACCTGGGCCGATTGGGCAAAGATCCGCTGCCCGCTGATGCTGATAAGAGGCGAGCATTCCCCGCTGCTCAGCCAGGCTACAGTGGCTGAAATGTGCCAGCGACAGCCACAGATGGGCTTTCTTGAAGCCCCAGGCTGTGGCCACGCCCCCATGCTCAATGTGCCTGCTCAGGTCGAGCCTATCCGCCAGTTTCTGGAAAAATCCGTGCCGGATGCCAGGCAACCCTGGTGGCAGACGCTGCTGAAACGCTTGAACCCCTCTGATTAA
- a CDS encoding YqfO family protein, whose amino-acid sequence MYKLAFFVPVEDAESVKEAVFSTGAGRIGDYEACCFATAGTGQFRPLTGAQPHIGNVNQLTQVEELKIELVCHDELIESAIAALKLAHPYETPAYDVWRLADL is encoded by the coding sequence ATGTATAAACTGGCCTTTTTCGTTCCCGTTGAAGACGCTGAAAGCGTCAAGGAAGCGGTATTCTCTACCGGCGCTGGCCGCATCGGCGACTATGAAGCCTGCTGCTTTGCGACCGCGGGCACCGGGCAGTTTCGTCCACTGACGGGTGCCCAGCCGCATATCGGCAATGTCAACCAACTCACTCAAGTGGAAGAACTCAAGATTGAGCTGGTATGTCATGATGAGCTGATCGAATCGGCCATTGCTGCCCTGAAGCTGGCCCACCCGTATGAAACACCTGCTTACGATGTCTGGCGGCTGGCCGATCTTTAA
- a CDS encoding NUDIX hydrolase has translation MNFCSQCGEKVRFAIPESDDRPRYLCDACGTIHYQNPRIVAGTLPVSGSQVLLCKRAIAPRKGYWTLPAGYMENAESTVQAATRETWEEACAEVALANLYTLIDLPHINQVYMIFKADLVGGFAAGPESEEVALFEEDEIPWDSLAFPTIEHTLRHFYADRHKGLYPLHTGVITPEDRERYFGSA, from the coding sequence ATGAACTTTTGTAGTCAATGTGGTGAGAAAGTCCGTTTTGCCATTCCGGAAAGTGATGATCGCCCGCGCTACCTATGTGATGCCTGCGGCACCATTCATTACCAGAATCCGCGTATTGTAGCAGGCACCTTGCCGGTCAGCGGCTCTCAGGTGCTGTTGTGCAAACGTGCCATTGCACCACGCAAAGGCTATTGGACACTGCCCGCCGGGTATATGGAAAACGCCGAAAGTACTGTCCAGGCCGCCACCCGTGAGACCTGGGAAGAAGCCTGTGCCGAAGTGGCGTTAGCCAATCTGTATACGCTGATTGACCTTCCTCATATCAATCAGGTGTATATGATCTTCAAGGCAGACTTGGTAGGTGGCTTTGCGGCAGGGCCGGAGAGTGAGGAAGTGGCGCTGTTTGAAGAAGACGAAATCCCCTGGGATTCTCTGGCTTTCCCGACCATCGAGCACACCCTGCGGCACTTCTACGCTGATCGCCATAAAGGCCTATACCCGTTGCATACGGGTGTGATTACCCCGGAAGACCGCGAACGCTACTTTGGCAGTGCTTGA
- a CDS encoding CoA pyrophosphatase: MLEKLSQRLQQHRPQRLKDMNLPRAAVLMPIVDRPQPTLLLTRRASHMATHSGQVAFPGGKQEPQDPDLYATALREAEEEIALPPDQVKALGQLSDVISLHGIQVTPWVGLIPPDLPLKADPSELDAIFEVPVQHFLDDRRTHTDVITVDGIAYYVPSYHVDGFVIWGLSAMMLVELLAKGFGMPISLYEKPGGLLRRHPVRGVSERSKPMADK, translated from the coding sequence ATGTTAGAGAAACTCAGCCAACGGCTGCAACAGCACCGCCCTCAACGCTTGAAGGATATGAACCTCCCCAGGGCGGCAGTACTGATGCCCATCGTCGACCGTCCGCAGCCAACCCTGCTGCTGACCCGGCGTGCCAGCCATATGGCCACCCACAGCGGCCAGGTGGCGTTTCCCGGTGGCAAGCAGGAGCCGCAGGACCCGGATCTCTATGCCACCGCCCTGCGCGAGGCCGAGGAAGAAATTGCCCTTCCGCCTGATCAGGTCAAGGCACTGGGGCAGCTTTCCGATGTGATTTCCCTGCACGGTATTCAGGTTACCCCCTGGGTGGGGTTGATTCCTCCTGACTTGCCCCTCAAGGCAGACCCCAGCGAGCTGGATGCGATTTTCGAAGTTCCCGTACAACATTTTCTGGACGACCGGCGCACCCATACCGATGTGATCACCGTTGATGGCATTGCCTACTACGTGCCAAGCTACCATGTCGATGGTTTTGTGATCTGGGGGCTTTCCGCCATGATGTTGGTGGAACTGCTGGCAAAGGGTTTTGGCATGCCTATCAGCCTGTATGAAAAGCCTGGCGGCTTGCTACGCCGCCACCCGGTACGCGGGGTTTCCGAGCGCTCAAAACCCATGGCTGATAAATAA
- a CDS encoding 2OG-Fe(II) oxygenase produces MSPSLSAASLLGPTTINRIVDALVEQGWFAESEVLDPALCQQLYAEICRLADHDGLSQAGIGRGTEHHLRKDIRGDAIHWLNRESQAQRTYLAGMAELQQSLNQALFLGLFEYEAHFAHYPPGAFYQRHLDSFRGRANRVISTVGYLNPEWPADGGGEMVIYHPESPDQEVARIVPQAGAFTCFLSETVPHEVLPTRLPRTSIAGWFRRNASLGGVLDPAS; encoded by the coding sequence ATGTCACCCTCATTATCGGCGGCTTCACTGCTTGGCCCGACCACCATCAATCGCATCGTGGATGCTCTTGTCGAGCAGGGCTGGTTTGCAGAAAGTGAGGTGCTGGATCCCGCCCTGTGCCAGCAACTGTATGCTGAAATTTGCCGTCTGGCTGATCATGATGGCCTGAGTCAAGCGGGTATCGGGCGTGGCACAGAGCATCACCTGCGCAAGGATATTCGCGGTGACGCCATTCACTGGCTGAACCGGGAAAGCCAGGCCCAACGCACCTATCTGGCTGGCATGGCCGAGCTACAGCAGTCGCTTAATCAGGCGCTGTTTCTGGGGCTGTTCGAATATGAGGCGCATTTTGCCCACTATCCGCCGGGCGCGTTTTATCAGCGCCATCTGGACAGCTTTCGCGGGCGCGCCAACCGGGTCATTTCCACTGTTGGCTACCTGAACCCAGAATGGCCTGCCGACGGAGGCGGTGAAATGGTGATCTATCACCCTGAAAGCCCCGATCAGGAAGTCGCCCGCATCGTTCCGCAGGCGGGCGCCTTTACCTGCTTCCTGTCAGAGACCGTTCCCCATGAGGTGCTGCCCACCCGCCTGCCCAGAACCAGTATCGCCGGCTGGTTCCGGCGCAATGCCTCCCTGGGCGGTGTTCTCGACCCGGCGAGCTGA
- a CDS encoding PAS domain S-box protein — protein sequence MQQTTEQRLKARIAELEAHNQQLQEDKQHYQWLAESTTDLISRHARDGTFVYASNAARDLLGYAPEELIGVSAYQLFHPADLSDLLNKSPRVYYHAGFYQQTYRFRAKSGHYVWFETTSRTRRDPATGELIDILCVSRDVGRRIKVEAHRERLAQVVESTSDYVLFVAEDGSIFSANEAARRRFNLPRSTQAVPLSQVYSDASLSLLNKVVFPAVARYGSWSGELEMRGHDGLIPVLSVVQAHRGRGAEPGHHSLLNHDIRLRKHAEAQARRHQEQIAHANRLATLGELTSNIAHELNQPLGAIANYANGALLTLQANPELPAQALAHPLTQIDHQVQRLAERLRHIRRFIRTGGTQCRRVQLSRVIEAARQLCEWRYQQANLDIRQSHSAADLYVMADPVALEQVFVNLLLNALEASRQHPGARHVQLSVETDTRNSLVVRVDDQGPGVPDEQQAEVFNAFHSTRAEGLGLGLAISRSLMEAMGGALSVSHSPLFSGARFSARLRCA from the coding sequence ATGCAGCAGACCACCGAACAACGGCTCAAGGCCCGAATTGCTGAGCTTGAAGCACACAATCAACAATTACAGGAAGACAAACAGCATTATCAATGGCTGGCCGAAAGCACCACCGACCTGATTTCACGGCATGCCCGGGATGGCACCTTTGTGTACGCGTCCAATGCTGCTCGGGATTTATTGGGCTATGCGCCGGAAGAACTGATCGGCGTTTCCGCCTATCAGCTGTTCCACCCCGCAGATCTGAGTGACCTGCTGAACAAGTCACCTCGAGTGTATTATCACGCTGGTTTTTATCAGCAAACCTATCGCTTTCGCGCCAAAAGCGGCCATTACGTCTGGTTTGAAACCACCAGCCGCACCCGCCGCGACCCTGCCACCGGCGAGTTGATCGATATTCTGTGTGTTTCCCGGGATGTGGGGCGGCGTATTAAGGTGGAAGCCCATCGCGAGCGTCTGGCTCAGGTGGTGGAATCCACCTCTGACTACGTGCTCTTTGTGGCTGAAGATGGTTCCATTTTCAGCGCCAACGAAGCCGCACGGCGACGCTTTAACCTGCCTCGCTCCACCCAAGCTGTTCCGCTGAGCCAGGTTTACAGCGATGCCTCGCTCAGTCTACTCAACAAGGTGGTGTTTCCCGCTGTGGCCCGCTACGGCTCCTGGAGCGGCGAGCTGGAGATGCGCGGTCATGATGGGCTGATCCCGGTGTTAAGCGTCGTTCAGGCCCATCGTGGCCGAGGGGCTGAACCCGGTCATCATTCGTTGCTGAATCACGATATCCGTCTGCGCAAGCACGCTGAAGCCCAGGCGCGCCGCCATCAGGAACAGATTGCCCATGCCAACCGGCTGGCAACCCTGGGCGAGCTGACCTCCAATATTGCTCACGAGCTCAATCAGCCGCTCGGCGCCATCGCCAATTACGCCAACGGCGCCCTACTCACCCTGCAGGCTAACCCTGAGCTGCCTGCGCAGGCGCTTGCCCATCCGCTTACCCAGATTGATCATCAGGTTCAGCGCCTGGCTGAACGCCTGCGCCATATCCGGCGCTTTATTCGCACCGGTGGCACCCAGTGTCGCCGGGTGCAGCTTTCCCGAGTGATTGAAGCCGCCCGGCAGCTTTGCGAATGGCGCTATCAGCAAGCCAATCTGGACATCAGACAATCACACTCTGCTGCCGATTTATACGTCATGGCCGACCCGGTGGCGCTGGAGCAGGTATTCGTCAATCTTTTATTGAATGCACTGGAGGCCAGCCGCCAGCACCCTGGCGCACGCCATGTCCAGCTCAGTGTTGAAACCGATACTCGAAACTCCCTGGTTGTGCGTGTGGATGACCAAGGCCCCGGCGTGCCTGACGAGCAACAGGCCGAGGTGTTTAACGCCTTTCACTCTACCCGTGCCGAAGGCTTGGGGTTGGGGCTGGCCATCAGCCGCTCTCTGATGGAAGCCATGGGCGGCGCACTCAGCGTTAGCCATAGCCCGCTGTTTAGCGGCGCACGCTTTAGCGCTAGACTACGCTGCGCTTAA
- a CDS encoding response regulator, giving the protein MDTSYQENTGRRDSTDRDIAIVDDDQALRDSLVWLLGSVGLEAAAFADGDSFLASPHNWKVVLLDVRMPGLSGLQVQQQLAERGATAVVIMMSGHGDVPMATQALKNGAFDFIEKPFNHQQLIDSLQEALTQAQCRHQRNLQHHELSRRFATLRPKEQQIITLVAQGMTSREIAEKMAISAKTVEVYRQRAMKALGANNLAELVRQAVALGLVSALPEA; this is encoded by the coding sequence ATGGATACGTCGTATCAAGAAAATACGGGCAGGCGCGATAGCACTGACCGTGACATTGCCATTGTGGATGACGACCAGGCGCTGCGTGACTCGCTCGTCTGGCTGCTAGGTTCAGTGGGCCTGGAGGCTGCAGCCTTTGCCGATGGCGACAGCTTTCTGGCCAGCCCGCATAACTGGAAGGTGGTGCTGCTTGATGTGCGCATGCCCGGCCTCAGCGGCCTACAGGTGCAACAGCAATTGGCTGAGCGGGGAGCAACCGCCGTGGTGATCATGATGAGCGGACACGGGGATGTTCCCATGGCCACGCAGGCGCTCAAGAACGGGGCCTTTGATTTTATCGAAAAGCCCTTCAACCATCAGCAGCTGATCGATAGCCTTCAGGAGGCGTTGACTCAGGCGCAATGCCGTCATCAACGCAATCTGCAGCACCATGAACTGAGTCGGCGCTTTGCTACCTTGCGCCCCAAGGAGCAGCAGATCATCACCCTTGTCGCTCAAGGGATGACCAGCCGTGAGATTGCCGAAAAAATGGCCATCAGCGCCAAAACAGTGGAAGTCTATCGACAGAGAGCAATGAAAGCTCTTGGCGCCAACAATCTGGCTGAGCTTGTCAGGCAGGCCGTTGCCTTGGGTCTAGTATCTGCCCTACCTGAAGCTTGA
- a CDS encoding L,D-transpeptidase family protein, with amino-acid sequence MPSFVNAVLQPVLPLFKRLVRVLKKGGCCVCSSRVGKAGAATLASWCFTLAAQAEESEWPKGHYPLPDAGNMVGEVYRVEAEYEDTLIDIARDHNVGYEEIIRANPEVSIWVPGEGTEVVIPGQHILPDAERTGIVINLAELRLYYYPEPAEGETARVETYPIGIGRDGYNTPLGVTETTMRLKDPAWYPPESMREEAAAQGEPPPSVVPPGPDNPLGEHAILLDIPGYLIHGTNQPDGIGMRASRGCIRMFPEDIESIFGRVPDGTQVNIIDSPIKLGFDDQSVPHLQAFAALGEQENGMDTLLGMLSALNQQQASDQAVDFERFSQTLESSNGEIVPLI; translated from the coding sequence ATGCCCTCATTCGTAAATGCCGTTTTACAACCTGTATTGCCGTTGTTCAAGAGGCTGGTTCGCGTTCTGAAAAAGGGCGGGTGCTGTGTCTGTTCCAGCAGAGTTGGCAAGGCGGGGGCGGCGACGCTGGCATCCTGGTGTTTTACTCTGGCTGCTCAGGCGGAAGAATCTGAATGGCCCAAAGGACACTATCCGCTGCCAGATGCTGGCAATATGGTAGGGGAAGTCTATCGCGTTGAGGCTGAATACGAAGATACGCTGATTGATATCGCCCGTGACCATAATGTGGGTTACGAAGAAATTATTCGTGCCAACCCTGAGGTGAGCATCTGGGTGCCGGGTGAAGGAACCGAGGTGGTGATTCCGGGGCAGCATATTCTGCCTGATGCCGAGCGTACCGGGATTGTAATCAACCTAGCTGAGCTGCGTCTTTATTACTATCCTGAGCCCGCTGAAGGCGAAACGGCAAGGGTGGAAACCTACCCCATCGGGATTGGCCGCGATGGCTACAATACCCCGCTGGGAGTGACCGAAACGACCATGCGCCTGAAAGACCCGGCCTGGTATCCGCCAGAATCCATGCGCGAAGAAGCCGCCGCCCAGGGCGAGCCACCGCCGAGTGTCGTGCCACCCGGCCCGGATAACCCACTGGGCGAACACGCCATTCTGCTCGATATTCCAGGTTACCTGATTCACGGTACCAACCAGCCGGATGGTATTGGTATGCGTGCCAGCCGTGGCTGTATCCGTATGTTCCCGGAAGATATCGAATCAATTTTCGGGCGTGTGCCGGACGGCACCCAGGTCAATATTATCGACTCGCCGATCAAGCTGGGCTTTGATGACCAGAGCGTGCCGCATCTACAGGCCTTTGCAGCGCTGGGAGAGCAGGAAAACGGCATGGATACCCTGCTGGGGATGTTGAGCGCACTCAATCAGCAGCAAGCTAGCGATCAAGCCGTTGATTTCGAGCGTTTTAGTCAGACGCTGGAAAGCTCCAACGGTGAGATTGTGCCTTTGATCTGA
- a CDS encoding nucleotidyl transferase AbiEii/AbiGii toxin family protein, whose protein sequence is MSEDKQAHHQRIAAILRRMNSDVLEKTECVFGGGTAIALQINEFRLSTDIDFLCASQEGYRMLRGLVDQYSITGLSRLFNEPVAQLREVRADRYGIRAVLEFDNTPVKFEIVREDRIGLDPPSKHLHGVPLISRDDAYAEKMLANSDRWGDIAVLSRDVLDIAAMIQVWGLIPLEAENKAYQAYGSTIIKDLQSAARLLLDKPNYREKAFRELSVEPIIQSNLVSTLECLRLGGGLESSPHNITEIPMPSCR, encoded by the coding sequence ATGTCTGAGGATAAACAAGCCCACCATCAACGGATCGCCGCTATTTTGAGACGTATGAATTCTGATGTGCTTGAAAAAACTGAGTGTGTTTTCGGCGGAGGCACCGCGATTGCGCTGCAAATCAACGAATTTCGATTAAGCACCGACATTGACTTTCTGTGTGCAAGTCAAGAAGGCTATCGCATGCTTAGGGGCTTAGTCGATCAATATTCCATAACTGGGCTATCTCGGCTGTTCAACGAGCCCGTTGCGCAATTAAGAGAGGTACGTGCCGACCGTTACGGCATACGTGCTGTTTTGGAATTTGACAATACACCTGTGAAGTTCGAGATCGTGCGCGAGGACAGGATTGGATTAGATCCTCCATCGAAGCACCTTCATGGTGTGCCGCTCATTTCCCGCGACGATGCGTATGCAGAAAAAATGCTCGCCAATTCAGATCGCTGGGGAGATATTGCAGTGCTCAGCCGAGATGTGCTGGATATAGCAGCGATGATACAGGTGTGGGGCCTTATTCCCTTGGAAGCTGAAAACAAAGCTTACCAAGCTTATGGCAGCACGATTATTAAAGACTTGCAGTCGGCTGCGCGACTCCTATTAGACAAGCCCAATTACCGCGAGAAAGCTTTTCGAGAGCTCTCGGTTGAACCCATCATCCAGTCCAACCTTGTCTCTACATTGGAATGCCTGCGTCTGGGTGGCGGCCTAGAATCCTCACCACACAACATAACGGAAATTCCAATGCCTTCTTGCAGATGA
- a CDS encoding MotB family protein, whose product MSKKKTSNIPQWMITYADLMSLLLCFFVLLLSFAEIDANKFRRIAGELSKAFGVQRDIEAMQIPKGTSAALDKFSPAVPDRTLLDEIRQRTMEEQSQLESMRQILEQQRRQQTRELAEKIRALLDETGNSDVTQVEVDGFRVVIRIEERGSFMSGSSNVTESFAILLTDMADIFADLPGTVAIEGHTDNVPIRTARFESNWDLSAMRAASVANVLLVNDELASERILVQGFADTEPRASNDTPEGRAQNRRVEINIDLSEAIEERGQRELDALRQMDEQETDSANRQEETSEMLDDAAIQDGEEVIEPLNPLPLNR is encoded by the coding sequence ATGAGTAAAAAAAAGACATCTAATATCCCTCAGTGGATGATCACTTACGCTGACCTGATGAGTTTGCTGCTGTGTTTTTTCGTGCTGCTGCTGTCGTTTGCTGAAATTGATGCCAACAAGTTTCGGCGTATTGCCGGTGAGCTTTCCAAGGCGTTCGGCGTACAGCGGGATATTGAAGCCATGCAGATTCCGAAAGGCACTAGTGCTGCACTGGATAAATTTTCACCTGCCGTGCCCGACCGTACCCTCCTTGATGAGATTCGCCAGCGCACTATGGAAGAGCAATCTCAGCTGGAGTCCATGCGCCAGATACTCGAACAGCAACGTCGTCAGCAAACCCGTGAACTGGCTGAAAAAATCCGCGCCCTGCTTGATGAAACCGGCAATAGCGACGTTACCCAGGTAGAAGTGGATGGTTTTCGCGTGGTGATCCGGATTGAGGAGCGCGGCAGCTTTATGTCAGGCTCCTCCAATGTGACGGAGTCCTTTGCCATTCTGCTAACTGATATGGCCGATATCTTCGCTGACCTGCCAGGTACGGTGGCGATTGAAGGGCATACGGATAACGTGCCTATCCGCACCGCACGGTTTGAAAGTAACTGGGATCTATCGGCGATGCGGGCAGCGTCAGTGGCCAATGTGCTATTGGTCAATGACGAACTAGCATCTGAACGCATTCTGGTGCAGGGGTTTGCCGATACCGAGCCGCGCGCTTCCAATGATACGCCAGAAGGGCGTGCGCAGAATCGCCGGGTGGAAATCAATATCGATCTGAGTGAAGCAATTGAAGAGCGTGGGCAGCGTGAACTGGATGCCTTGCGCCAGATGGATGAGCAGGAAACGGATAGCGCCAATCGTCAGGAAGAAACATCTGAAATGTTGGATGATGCCGCAATACAAGACGGTGAAGAGGTGATTGAGCCACTTAATCCGCTGCCTCTCAACCGTTGA
- a CDS encoding MotA/TolQ/ExbB proton channel family protein, with protein sequence MDLATLIGLLGAAVLVSMAVILGTSPEVFMNPTGLLLVVGGTIFVVMAKFTLTQFKFALKAAARAFKFKLPSTQESIDELVELSKLSRKQGLLVLESQDVSSPFLAQGLQMLADGFSAEMIQDMLGKERLLTLERNEAGGQVFSAFAEVAPSMGMIGTLVGLVQMLSNMDDPAMIGPAMAVALLTTLYGAMIASMFASPIADKLWLRMNQEAKMQQLWIDAVLAIKGDKNPRVLEQMLTIYLPPEHRQRDEGGGGTKNEADDSA encoded by the coding sequence GTGGATCTCGCGACGTTAATTGGGCTACTCGGGGCGGCTGTGCTCGTCAGCATGGCCGTTATTCTTGGCACTTCTCCTGAAGTCTTCATGAATCCGACAGGGCTTTTGTTAGTGGTAGGCGGCACGATCTTTGTCGTCATGGCCAAGTTTACCCTGACCCAGTTCAAATTTGCCCTCAAGGCGGCTGCACGTGCGTTCAAGTTCAAGTTGCCCAGCACCCAGGAAAGTATTGATGAGTTGGTTGAGCTGTCCAAGCTGTCACGCAAGCAGGGTCTGCTGGTACTTGAAAGCCAGGATGTCAGCTCGCCGTTTCTGGCCCAGGGGTTACAGATGCTGGCGGATGGTTTCAGTGCCGAAATGATCCAGGACATGCTTGGCAAGGAGCGGCTTTTGACCCTGGAGCGCAATGAAGCAGGTGGACAGGTGTTTTCCGCCTTTGCAGAAGTAGCACCGTCGATGGGGATGATCGGCACCTTGGTAGGCCTGGTGCAGATGCTGTCCAATATGGACGATCCGGCGATGATCGGCCCGGCTATGGCTGTGGCGCTACTGACAACGCTTTATGGCGCCATGATCGCCAGCATGTTCGCCAGCCCAATTGCTGACAAACTCTGGCTGCGGATGAACCAGGAAGCCAAGATGCAGCAGTTGTGGATAGATGCGGTGTTGGCGATTAAAGGCGATAAGAACCCACGAGTACTGGAGCAGATGCTGACGATTTATCTGCCACCCGAGCATCGCCAGCGCGATGAAGGTGGTGGCGGCACCAAAAACGAAGCAGACGACTCAGCGTGA
- a CDS encoding MOSC N-terminal beta barrel domain-containing protein, translated as MQVNALYCYPVKSMQGIRLDQARLYRHGFEWDRRWMLVDRQQCFVTQRQLPALATLKVVITDSALVLSHPQAGSIEVPLEAPSSAAESVRVWQDDCQAQPESEYVTEWLESALGSAAQGLRLMRFADGFTRAVAEDAFGHQQAHTFFADGYPYLATTTASLQALNQALSEKGLDTVPMSRFRPNIVIEHDEAWGEDRWGGIQTLPVEDGEKAELVFCEPCQRCKVTTIDQQTAQVPVPAEPLKTLLALNTQPALKGAHFGQNALLASREGAFIRVGDPIAVLPDA; from the coding sequence ATGCAAGTGAATGCGCTTTACTGTTACCCGGTCAAATCCATGCAAGGCATTCGCCTTGATCAGGCACGGCTGTATCGCCACGGGTTTGAATGGGATCGTCGCTGGATGCTGGTTGACCGCCAGCAATGCTTTGTCACCCAGCGCCAATTGCCCGCCCTGGCGACGTTGAAGGTCGTGATCACCGACAGCGCTCTGGTCCTGTCACATCCCCAGGCGGGTAGCATTGAGGTGCCGCTGGAGGCACCGTCGTCTGCGGCGGAGAGCGTGCGCGTCTGGCAGGATGATTGCCAGGCTCAGCCAGAAAGCGAATATGTAACTGAATGGCTTGAATCGGCCCTCGGGTCAGCGGCACAAGGGCTGCGCTTGATGCGCTTTGCTGATGGGTTCACCCGCGCTGTGGCTGAAGACGCCTTTGGTCATCAGCAGGCGCACACCTTTTTTGCCGACGGTTACCCCTATCTGGCCACCACAACGGCTTCTTTACAGGCGCTTAACCAGGCGCTTAGTGAAAAAGGCCTTGATACGGTGCCCATGAGCCGTTTTCGGCCTAATATCGTGATCGAGCATGATGAAGCCTGGGGTGAAGATCGTTGGGGCGGCATTCAGACGCTGCCAGTAGAGGATGGTGAAAAAGCTGAGCTTGTTTTCTGCGAGCCTTGCCAGCGCTGCAAGGTGACCACCATTGACCAGCAGACCGCGCAGGTACCCGTTCCAGCCGAACCGTTGAAAACCCTGTTGGCGTTGAATACCCAGCCCGCACTCAAGGGCGCCCACTTTGGCCAGAACGCGTTACTGGCTAGCCGCGAGGGGGCGTTTATTCGTGTGGGGGACCCGATCGCGGTATTACCCGACGCCTGA